The Pochonia chlamydosporia 170 chromosome 3, whole genome shotgun sequence genome contains the following window.
GGTCTTCGATATGGACCTGCCTTCTGCTTTCCTGCTGATGTCGACGACTTTGGCGCTGTTCACGCTTTTGGGCACTTTTACCGCTAGCATGGCCTTCTGTTGCGGCTGACTGCGCTTGGTTCTTGCCCTTGTGGGATAATTTTAACGTAGGAGAAGGAGGATCATattcatcctcgtcttccgAACGCGCTGACCTCGTAACCGGTGGTTGGCAGCGGGAGCGGGTTCGAATGGGCGATCGAGTAAATCCTTTCCAACGCTGAGGCTTGTAAGGCGATGCACGAGGTTCCTTGCCTTTTCGTTCTGACGGTGGAATTTTACTCAGTATATCTTCGTATTCAACATCCCACCGCCCGAGCTTTTCGGCATCGTCGTGCCATGATTCTGCAGGTGGGGTAGCCAACAGAGCCTGGACAAGGAAGGCGAATACCTGCGCAGCAGCCGTGCGATGGAGCCTGttctcatcgtcatccatAACATCTTGTTTTGGCACACACGCAGCGCAGTACACTATGCTTGGATCATCCGGGATATAAAGGAAACCGAAAGCTTGCCCGGTGCAGAAATAGCCATATGgaatgcctttgccaaccaTGTAGGAGAAGAGTTGCGTGACGACCGCAGCGGTGAGGGCCTTAGCGTGAAAAGTGAAGTCCTGGCCTTCTTTGTTGATCACATCACGTTCCGGCCAGATCTCCGAATTAAGCCCAGTGGTAATCTCGTCAACGCTCAGCTTGTGTGGTGCCTTATATTCAATAGCAATCGTTGGAATATTTCTGCCTTCCGAAGTCCTATATATGCAAAATTGGTCTGCCCTGTTGCCCTTCCCTTTCGCCCTTCGTCGTGGCTTTTGGCCCCGTGCTTTCGTCGTCGATGCTGATGGCGGGGCACTGGTGACGTTTTCGCTTATTGACATACGTTCCATGGATTGAAGAACTGAATCGCTACGCTCCCCGAGGTTTGTATGACTCTCAAAAGTCACGGTTCCCTTGAGGCCAAGGCTTTCTCGCAAGATTGGGTCTTTGTAGATCTCGTCAACCAGCTTCTGAAcagcattctcaacaacatcacgtTCGAAGTGCCGGAGACCAATTTCGCTACTAACTGGTTGGAGGATAGATTTGACGTATGATAACTGATGTTGAGACGGATACACCGTTTGGGCAGAGAAACCCGGGCTAACAGATAGCCTTTCCCAGATCTCCTGTTGCCTCACTGGAAAATCCTCCCATGGTATGATGCGGCGAGGGAATATTCGGCCGGCTGGGTTGGTCGTGTCGCCTTGTGTTGTCAAGGAACGGTCTGTGACGACATCAACAGCGATATCAAGCGAGTGGCAGGCCTCAAGATACTGCTGGAGAGTCTGTGGCAATGACGCCTTTGCCAatccttcagcttcttcgcGGCggcgttgttcttcttcgcgTAGACGCTGTTCCTCCCGAAGTAAACGGCGCAACTCTTCGATTTCGTCCATTTATGTTTCCAGaaaggtggtggtgaatgCAGCAAGGGTTAAGTGACGTTTGAACCGCGAATGAACTGACAAGGTGTCATTTTGCTTGTGTAGTGTTTGTCAACAAAGCGCGTCACATGGTCGGGTACGCGTCCCTTagtttttggttttggtggcaCAATCAAACTCCAGTCCCAGCATGACCCCACTATTATCCGCCAGAGTCCATTACCATGCCTCCCTGCACCATACAGTTCAAAGCAACCGAGATAGAAGGCTgtcagtcaagtcaaaagTGCGGGCTATAACAAGCCAGTGTACAAATTCAATGAAGACAGGGAACTGGTCAAGTTCGCTCAGTAGGGTGCCTGGTGAATAGTTATTTGCGCTTCTATCAATTAGTATATTTCTTTCTGGTGGCTGCAGACACTGATCGACAAAAATGAGCATTTTGATTTGTCTGGCAACTCTAAACAATGTGCAGCAGACCCATACAGCAGAGAAGTATTAGTATCCTACAAACCACTTTCAGCGACGATTAGCATTGGCCCTATTCATTTTTATTTAatttttattattattattattaattttttttttttttccttcttcttcttcttctccctttttttttttcttttttctttatttGTTTTCGCTTGAGAGCAACACGCCGAACCACCGCTTTACGAAGTGAATGTAGAAAATCAACCGTAACGACACACAACACCGTAAATAACCACGGAGCTTGTAACTTTATAAATATTAATCTTGCTTACCAAGAGAAGTGCGGTAGATCACGCTTTCTCGCGATTCTTCAGCTTTGTACAGTACCGCACTTGAAGCGACTCCTTTGATCGCCTATGGAACTGGTTATCATGCCGCTCCTGGATTTGCGTCCATGTAAgttgctcctcctccttcagcGTTTTGATAAGATCGTCTTCGTCTGAAGTAAATTTTGCCCTAGTGGTGGACATTTGCGTGTTCGCTCGACGAACATCGAATCTAGCCGACTTTGAGTTTTTGAGCTTGGAAGCAATCCAAGATTCTGACTTATTTTCCCTCCTCCATGCTCGTAGACGGCGTTCTTCTAGCTGTGATAACTGACGCTGCTGACCAGATAGATTCGTGACTTCGACTTGGACGGCTGACCTTTCGTCACCTTCGTCGCTGGGGGTATATGTATCTAACGTCTCTCCGCAACTGCTGGTGTCGACTCTAAATCCGTTTCCAAGACCGTAACTTGAGTTGGAAATGTCCCCCACGGGCTCACATCCCGTACTGGGCACATCCTCGTCCAAAAGATGCTGTAACAATGATAATGATTCTAGGAGGGCCACGCGTAAAGTCGAGCATGATTTGCATTTGCTAGCTTGCCTCATATATTGCATTCTGGGTAAATAATTCGTCTCCTGCGGTGCAGCACATGCTGAACAGCTTGCCTCTGCTTTATTGGATTGACGTGGTATGGCTTCCTCGCGGCGATGAGAGCTGCACTGTCCCGAGGGGCACGTTGGCACAAAAGCAGGAGCGTCCAATTGAATGCTTGCATGAGGGCTGAGCAAAGACTCATTGTGGGCTGTGGCAGCATCTAAGCCGCGCATTGAATAAGGTATAGCGGCACTTTCTCCTGAGTCATTATCGTCCAAATTGCTGTTATTATCCTCGGTGGTTCCATGCGGTGAATGACTGCTTTCATCAGGGAGGGTCAACTTTGGCCGCTTCCTCTGCTGTTCATTAGTTGTCTCAACAACGTCATGGTCATGTTCTAGCTGCAGGTTTGACTTGATGTTGTTTGGCTGCTGATCAGCCTGCAGCCAACACGAAACGCTCACATGCCCGCCACACGGACTGTCTGGCGAAGGGGTTTCAGTCCTTGCTCTAGTAGTAGGTCGGTCTGGAGATGGTGGAGATAGCGGACATATGAAgtgattgttgttgttccATGACGACCATCGTGAGTCCACGGCGGCATCCTCTTCAGGACCGGGAAGCGATTGCACTTCGGCCGGTTGCCAACATCCGGTTGGCGCTGACTGCACTGCAAGGCTGATCGAAGTTTGAGGATGCTCGTGCACCACTCGGCTATCCTCGTTAAAAGGAGAGCAGCTATTCTCGAGCTGCGGAGCCACACATGAGTCGTTGGACCAATTAACAAGCGTAGGATTAATAAACATCGTATCAATTAAGTCTAAAAAATGTTAGCGATGTCTTCAGTTCCGATATTTACTCCCACAAAACGGTCACTCATAATACCATGATTCTCTGATGACGTCTCAGTTACTGCCTCGCATTGCCCGGGATTCTCGTGAGATACCAACCCCCTCGAATGCGTCTTAGGCATAAagaccttcttctttttttgcagCCGTTGAAGGCTTGGATTATAGGACTTGAACTTCAGCGGTTTGTTCATGATGCAATGGAGAAAAAATGTCAATGAATTTTCTAGAAGAAATTCAGGATCAAAATATTGGAGAGGGAGGAGGTGCTACTGATATAAACGGCAGGGGATGTCGGGCTCCAACCGAGGATAGCATATTCGTGCCGTGCCCCAATCCTCACACTAGGAGAGAAAGCGGACCGTTCCGACCTGAATTATACCAGTCATTCCCTAAGTAGTCGGCTCCTTCCTGTCATTTCCTGGCTGTTCGACCCCCTTCATGACAGGCCGTGACAACAAATCAAGACTGGTGATATGAGCGTTTCCGGCCTACAAAATCCCGCGGAGCCAATCGCAACACGTACGCTGCTAAAATGAACACAGGAATACATGTCGCGATGCATACTGTGGCTGGCTGATCAACATCGTCGGCCAATCCCTTGGTCGAAGAAGACGCGAATGTGACAAACGGTCCGACTCCGCTGTTCAGGGGTGGCAGGTTCGTCACCGTGTTGTCTGTTACAGCTCGTGGAAAATTAGCGAGCCTTGCCTGTCTTAGCAATGCAAACAAAAGGGGCGTGCACAAAAAGTGAGGCGAACTGGTGTCGTGCCATCTGCAAGCCGACAATACATGACCGCATTCACTTGCCAAGTTGATGCAGGTTGACCTCTCAGTGTACTTCAGGTCCAGTGAATATTGTTTCCAGAAGTCATTGTTCGTTCTGTTGCAGACATTCTTGAGAGCGAGCTGCGGAGTTATTTGACGCGAATCAGGTGTCCCAGATCTCACAACTTTGACAGTCTTTGAACATGCGCTCTCCAAATCCGCGGAAAACCATCCTCGCCTGGGGCTGGTCGAGGCGCCTTTGGTCGTCTATTACTTGATCGAATAGATGGAGCAAACTAGTCGTCAAGTCAATGATGGACCAACGTACTCCATGAATATCCAGGGAGTCCGTTGGTTGACCAGGTTCGTAGTAACCAAGCCATTAGTGATTGTGCGGACCAAGTTAAAACCGTGAGGTGTCGGCTTCTACATCCGAGTCGTAAGCTGCCTTCTGTTGGTTCTCACCCTCGATCGGTCCCCGAAACGAGGCTGCCTCCATCCGCAGGAGAAGGATCGAGACTGTCATCGACCCAATTTCCTGTCTGACTCTGCCGCCAATCTTGTCATCTCGATGCTTCTCTTAGATGAGTGTCGCATTGATTACCCTCCTTGAACCCCTGGCATAAGTCCCAGTGCGACGATGAGTGCAGATACGAGCTGCCGGCCGAAACACGTCATCCTTTATTCCCATGCTTGGATGGCCTGTGATAGTCGCTTGCAAAAGTTCTTGCCTTCTTGGGTAATTCTGTCGGGGCATGGCGTGTTCCCGGGGGTGTCGGGACTCCTGCGTTTGCCAGTGTCATCAGAAATGTTCTCCCCTTCGGGTAATATTTGCAAGAGGTCTGTGAGGTTGGTCATCTGGTCATCTGGTCATTTCgaaccaaccacatccaaTCCGCTTTAAACAGGTCTGGTGAAGATTCCAGTCACTAGTGGCCAGCAAAAATCCTGAGCTGCGCCCCAGGCACCCCGTACTtgtgaaaaaaaaagagatACGGAAATCATCAAAGCGTCAGAGGAACCAGTGCTTCGGCTGCGTCATGCGGTTGTAATGTTCCTCTTGTTCATCATGTCGATCGTGGTGTTGCGGGCGGCGTAAAGATTGATGAGTAAGCCGGCGCTTAACCAGAAGAGAAGTTGAAAAGATAAATTGAAGAGACTCGGTAGTACTTGTGGACGGAGGTGGCGGGGCGGTCACTTTATAGGCGACGCAAAAGCGGCGAGCGAAGGAGGGGCTGAGAACTTCCCGATAAGGGAACCACCGAAAGTGGTGGGCCAAGACCACCATTTCCCGAGGCGGGCAAGCCGTCGTTTTTAATACTCTTTATAGTTAGTTATTCTTTTAGAGTTTTTAAGAAAATTAAGATATTATCTAACGTAAGTGTATAGCGAGTGAGACAGCATAGCGAGTGAGACACTATACAAGTACATATAAAGTTATACCCCTATTAAAACTACTCTTTATAAATGCAAGAAGCGCTGCTGAGCCCACCAGATCTGGTGGTTTGTGCCGCCgcttttggtggtgtcagACAATGAGGGACAGCCGCCCAAGGCGGGTACACTGTACTTCCATTCCCCTCCGCCCCCCACACCTCCCAGGCACTGGCACCCACCGTCCCCATCCATTCCAGTGGCTGGGGCCCCTGTCCAACgctgctcctgctcccaTGACTAATTCGCTGCCGCGTGTTTCAAACCGTCTCCAAGCGCCTTGGTCATTCCCCTCACAAACATCCAAATATAGTCGGCggctcaggttggctcaggACAAGTATGGCTGTTCCCGTCCATAAAGGGCGTCCATCGCCCTCGTTTCTCTCTTCTCACTACGTCTGTTGGATTTCCGGCCAGCCGCCTCCAGATCGATCTGTCGCGAGTCTCGCCAGCTGTCCTTCCTAGCACAGTCCTATCACGATGCCCAGTATGGCCGTTCGTCGATCCAAGGCAAATGGTCCGCCTAGTCATCACGGCAAGTTTGCAGAGCGGTTCGCTGCCAAAGAGGCGCAGAGGAAAGCTCCAAAGCCAGCGCCGCTCTCGGCCGAGGAACATGCAGCAAACCGAAAGCGATTAAGCAAAGTTCGTTTCGTTAAGCCAAAGTACTCGGAGGAGACGATGATTAATCTCGCTGGCATTTTCAAGAAGTGGAACAGGTATGCTGCCACGGTCCACAAGCTCTATCGAGTCCATCACTCAACATATGTTTTAAATGGAGCATACTCGTGGCACTGACACGGAATACACCAGATACTGTGACGAGGCCGGAGTTGGGGATTGGGAGGAAACGATCCGGTCTCTCGGACCAGAAACAACCATggacttcttcctcttcgtaTGCGGAAACTACAAGGTGAAATCCTGGGGTTCGACTGAGGAGTATATCAGACAGTTCCAACAGCTTTATACCACCGTCACGGGTCAATACATGAATCGAGCCCACAGCAAAGCAGTATACAATGTACCACTAACACCTTCCCACACGGAGCCATCATTGTTCATAACATGCTGACAGTTGGTCAGTATCACCATAATGTATTAGTTCCCAGATTTCGCCTGCGTGCGCCGAATATTGATGGCAAAGCTGTCTTGAATGTCGACAGTCTGCGAGTCATTTTGACCTTCAACATGGCCTATGACGCCGGCACATTTGACCTCGAGCGGCACCGCATTCAACTAGCTGCTTGTTACCAAATCCTATGCTATACTGGTGCGCGGCCGGCCGAACTAGTAGATGGTGAAAGGAAGAAACCCAAGAATGGTTCCGTAGAAAGGCTCTTTGGGAAGAAGGTCGTCCAGGCAGACGGTGATACGTCGGAGGATGCAGCGGATGCCTTGGTCGAAGAATCGCAGAAGGCCGAGGAGCTACTCTCCATGGAAACAACAAAGCGTGGACGGCCAAAGGCACTTTGTTATGAAGACATTCTTATGATGCTCGTTCGTCATCCGGCCACAGGTCTTCCtgtcttgtcaatggccatAAAGTTCGTTCATCACAAGGGTGCTGATAGAAAGCCCAAACCGTACGAACCCCATCTCTCGCCTACGTAAGTAGTAAACGAACTGATGTATCACAGGactattttcttcttcacccCGAGCAAAAAATTAATATTTTGCCCCATAACAGTCATTCTCGCCCTTGCGCTGCATGACCATGCCTTCGACGCCGCGAGCTTGACTGATGCATCCAGTGTGTTCGAATCACAGATCTGGGGTCCGCTGCGTGCACGCCGCTGCGGTGGAAAGAGGATATGCTCAAAGTGCCAATTTTCCGCCGCATTCGAGGCTGTGACCTCTCCACCTACGAGCCTATGCCGTATGCAAAGCTCAGTTACGATATGGCGCGGCAAAGCCTTGATTCCGGGCACGAGAAGGCCTGGACACCAAGATTTGCTCGCAGAGGCGCTGCTAATGCTGCCAATGGTGAGTGAACCTACCGCTCACCTTGACCTCCAAATCAGTCATGTGGAGGATTCGTGCTAAACAAATTTGTTTGCTAGGGGACGCGCCGGATTCCGTTCGTGACCAGATGATGCGGCATGATCCTAGGTTTTCTACCTTCTTTAGTGCGTACCTAAACGAGAATGCGAGGTTCGACCTTCAAAATGCCTTTttggaggaagagaagcaaaaTCAGTTATTTCGGATGTTTGCACACGTTAGTCTCACTCGAGACCCTCGAGCGACGCGCGATATGGTACCAGACGAAGCATGGGCTCAGGTGCCACCTGATCCGGATATCACGGAACTAGAAGAGGAGCGTGCGCAACTAAAGCAGGGCCGGTATCGAATCGCCGGCTGTGAAAATGAAGAGAAAATACGGGAGCTCACAGAAAAAATCAGAGCGAAAAAGGCAGAGCGAGAGAAGCGGATTGTCAAGGACTATCGCGAGTATTACTTCTACCATCGTCCGACCTGGGACATCGAAGCGCAAGCCCGCGgggaggtggaagagcagTATGAAGAGCCTGTTATTGACCTCATTGTTCCCGAACGCGTCAGACTAGCTGAGATGCTCTGCTTTCAGCCCAAAGACTTGACGGAAGAACAAATTTCTCGCTTGAGAATCGACGTGGTCGACCTCATGGTCGCGCTTTGCGACAAAAGGGACACTGGCAAACCCCGTCAGTCTCAACCAAAACCTCCCGTGCAAGTTCCTATCCACCAATTTGTCAAAGAAGAGTCTCCTGCGTTTGAAGCCTGGTGCAGAGCCGATCCCTTTCCTCTTCTTATGAACGCAAGCCAGTGTCCCGATTGTATCGGCGACGAGCGGCTGACGACTGCCGAGCGCACATTTCAGTGGTGTCGTCCAACAATACGAAATGACCACTTCGACGACCAGCATCTGACAGAACGGGAGTCCGCCGTGGCTCAAGGTGTCGCGTTGGCATGCTATCATCCCAAATGCAGGAACGAGGCTTTTCAGCACTTGGATCATTTTCGGAATCATGTCCAGTCTGTCCACAAAGTTTCATTGAGAACGACAGAGCAGGTGAACAGGAGACGCTCGAAACAGGGGCAACGTCGCATGACGACACGTGGGAGGAAAACTCAGCTCCGGCAGAAGGACCTGGAGGGGCAGGTGCTGGTatgatggctgctggcaGCCATCGCGACATCAATCTTGAACAGCCGTTCATGGATGTAGGGTCGCAGGTCTGTGGTTGCAGTCTCCTGATTCAGACAATGGGTCGAGATACCATGAAGCAATATCATGTTACTGGGTATGGACACGTTCAGGAGATCACAGTCGCCTCATGCGGCGTTGCGATCAGATGAGCCGTCGGTATGATGCTGATGTCTATATTTTCTCTTGAGCGAAACTATCGGCAATACGACTacaactcaaccaccagGGCCCAACATTACCCAATACAAGTCACGAGCTTGTGAGTGTGAGACGCCGTATGTGATAGCCATATAGGTACAGACCATTGAATAGGAGAAAGCATGTCCACCGGTAATCAGACCATCACCTGCAGACTTTCAGATGACACAAAGGAGCACCTCTTGTCTGACAGAGGTATTCTGTTGCACAAATTCAGCTTCCTGTCCCCACAGTCTTACTGTTACGTAGATGGCGGACAGTATTTGGCTATGATATGCTTGCACCCTTTTTTGTTCTTATTTGGCGAACCCAAGCCAGAAATTTTTACCTGCCAACCGTTAAGTTTCTCATTGATGAAGTTTCTTTCCTTCTGTTGGTCGAAATGAGTCTGTTGACAATTTTTCAAGACTGTCCCACTGAGGCAACTAATTTTGTGCAGGACAGAGGTCAGAAGCGTTGCTTGGGAATGAGGACTAGGGTGCTGTTTGTCTTTTGGCGAGACGGTGCGTGAGACaaaagccaaggccaagcgAAGTGCAGGATGGAAAGTCGCGTGTATATACTGTTGGTCGCACCCTTTCACAGCCGCAACAATTTTTTCTCACAACATCAGTATAATTTTTACAGGCATTTAATACATGGGAAGCCCAACGCTGTATCTTCCGGGACGATTGTCAAGTACATACTCCTCGCTAGTTTTCCTGCTTTGATATCGGCACgttgtggctttggcaacttgggcCTGCTGTTACAGCcgcgacaatggcaacaactCCGCAGCCCCCTCCATTCAACAATGAAAATGCTTTTAAGGAGCTCACCCGTATCATCAAAGATGGGTTTAAAAGCTTAGAGCAGATGATCAGTCAGCTCGATTCGAATGAGCATGCTGAACGTGACAATAAGGGTAAGTGACTTGCACAAACATTACCCTCGCATCAGCCTTCACTGCCATAACGTTGGCTGAACCTCTCTTCTAGCTACGGACTCGAAAGCTGAGCCATCTGAGGTTACTGACCAAATGGATATGGCTGAGCTATCGAATATTGCGATTTCACACGTACACGAACAGCCTAAACCCTTCCGCTTCAATGAGCTACCGCTCGAGTTGCGTTTAGAAATctggaagatggcgatgccaagCAAGCGCATTTTTGAACCGTGGGTTATGCTCCGGCAACCACATGCTCGATACCAGCTCAACCCGGAAGATCCACCGCTTGTGAAGCTGAAAAGGAAACACCCACCGCCTGCGTTGCGGGCTGTATGTCATGAGTGTCGGCGGGCCAGCGACATGGTCGGTGGCTTCAAGTTCGGGCGTGCAGGTAATAGACGCCAAGGGTGCTGGTTTAATTACTACAATGATATTGTTTTTATCGACCCCAATATGATGGATAATGTGCATCACATGGACCTGAGATGTGTGAGCACTCTAGGGTTTGTCCACTTAGAATTCAAGACCGAGTAGGGTTGTAGAGAGATTCTCGAAATGGCTGTTCAGGACTCACCGAATTGTCGGACCGTCGTGTTCTATTTCGATCAGGAGAGCTACCCGATTTTGGGTACCGCAAAGTTT
Protein-coding sequences here:
- a CDS encoding serine/threonine protein kinase (similar to Trichophyton rubrum CBS 118892 XP_003231191.1); this translates as MDEIEELRRLLREEQRLREEEQRRREEAEGLAKASLPQTLQQYLEACHSLDIAVDVVTDRSLTTQGDTTNPAGRIFPRRIIPWEDFPVRQQEIWERLSVSPGFSAQTVYPSQHQLSYVKSILQPVSSEIGLRHFERDVVENAVQKLVDEIYKDPILRESLGLKGTVTFESHTNLGERSDSVLQSMERMSISENVTSAPPSASTTKARGQKPRRRAKGKGNRADQFCIYRTSEGRNIPTIAIEYKAPHKLSVDEITTGLNSEIWPERDVINKEGQDFTFHAKALTAAVVTQLFSYMVGKGIPYGYFCTGQAFGFLYIPDDPSIVYCAACVPKQDVMDDDENRLHRTAAAQVFAFLVQALLATPPAESWHDDAEKLGRWDVEYEDILSKIPPSERKGKEPRASPYKPQRWKGFTRSPIRTRSRCQPPVTRSARSEDEDEYDPPSPTLKLSHKGKNQAQSAATEGHASGKSAQKREQRQSRRHQQESRRQVHIEDRLYCTQRCLFGLAHGGPIDEDCPNAHYHGRVHIAQAKFLRLIRFQLARDRGPGADCISLYLSGSRGALFKVRLSAYGYTFVAKGMERFDQKFLARESQIYCRLQPIQGKYVPVCLGIVDLISPCHYDGGVYTSFLFLSWAGQSLPRCIDPANKLSLVNRVTTALKELHRLGVLHCDAEPRNMLFDPKDGSVMLIDFERSEFRGRHPLTSVSSNTQGRKRKLGVKHKQCEDDWAKELRSAAKLVHCRTTAHDIHLQ
- a CDS encoding myb-like DNA-binding domain-containing protein, encoding MNKPLKFKSYNPSLQRLQKKKKVFMPKTHSRGLVSHENPGQCEAVTETSSENHDLIDTMFINPTLVNWSNDSCVAPQLENSCSPFNEDSRVVHEHPQTSISLAVQSAPTGCWQPAEVQSLPGPEEDAAVDSRWSSWNNNNHFICPLSPPSPDRPTTRARTETPSPDSPCGGHVSVSCWLQADQQPNNIKSNLQLEHDHDVVETTNEQQRKRPKLTLPDESSHSPHGTTEDNNSNLDDNDSGESAAIPYSMRGLDAATAHNESLLSPHASIQLDAPAFVPTCPSGQCSSHRREEAIPRQSNKAEASCSACAAPQETNYLPRMQYMRQASKCKSCSTLRVALLESLSLLQHLLDEDVPSTGCEPVGDISNSSYGLGNGFRVDTSSCGETLDTYTPSDEGDERSAVQVEVTNLSGQQRQLSQLEERRLRAWRRENKSESWIASKLKNSKSARFDVRRANTQMSTTRAKFTSDEDDLIKTLKEEEQLTWTQIQERHDNQFHRRSKESLQVRYCTKLKNREKA
- a CDS encoding FluG domain-containing protein (similar to Colletotrichum gloeosporioides Nara gc5 XP_007287118.1), which encodes MAVRRSKANGPPSHHGKFAERFAAKEAQRKAPKPAPLSAEEHAANRKRLSKVRFVKPKYSEETMINLAGIFKKWNRYCDEAGVGDWEETIRSLGPETTMDFFLFVCGNYKVKSWGSTEEYIRQFQQLYTTVTGQYMNRAHSKAVYNYHHNVLVPRFRLRAPNIDGKAVLNVDSLRVILTFNMAYDAGTFDLERHRIQLAACYQILCYTGARPAELVDGERKKPKNGSVERLFGKKVVQADGDTSEDAADALVEESQKAEELLSMETTKRGRPKALCYEDILMMLCVRITDLGSAACTPLRWKEDMLKVPIFRRIRGCDLSTYEPMPYAKLSYDMARQSLDSGHEKAWTPRFARRGAANAANGDAPDSVRDQMMRHDPRFSTFFSAYLNENARFDLQNAFLEEEKQNQLFRMFAHVSLTRDPRATRDMVPDEAWAQVPPDPDITELEEERAQLKQGRYRIAGCENEEKIRELTEKIRAKKAEREKRIVKDYREYYFYHRPTWDIEAQARGEVEEQYEEPVIDLIVPERVRLAEMLCFQPKDLTEEQISRLRIDVVDLMVALCDKRDTGKPRQSQPKPPVQVPIHQFVKEESPAFEAWCRADPFPLLMNASQCPDCIGDERLTTAERTFQWCRPTIRNDHFDDQHLTERESAVAQGVAAGEQETLETGATSHDDTWEENSAPAEGPGGAGAGMMAAGSHRDINLEQPFMDVGSQVCGCSLLIQTMGRDTMKQYHVTGYGHVQEITVASCGVAIR